The Anolis sagrei isolate rAnoSag1 chromosome 6, rAnoSag1.mat, whole genome shotgun sequence genome includes the window GGACTCTGCAGGAAGTTTTAGAAAAGGTTTCAGGCCTGCTATCTTTAAACAATAAAGCAGTTGTTTGAATATCCTTTGTAGAAAAAGTATGAAGAGTTTATGTATGAtatagaagagaaaaaggaagtatAAAATGCAATGGGTTCCTACTCTTCCCGTTCCCCCAAACAATGTGGTTATGATGGGAGTTGAGGCTGCAGTCAGCTGCAGACCAAGGACAGGTTTCAGGGGCCCACTGAGGCCCCTGAAACCCCAACTCTCCACTTAAAAAAGAATTTGGCATAATTCTGTGTGGCCTTTGCCCAAAATCTTCACAGAGAGCCTCCCTAAGTAGGCAAAAACATGTTCAGCCCCATGCAGAAAACAACTTAGCATCCACAAGTAACTGCATTTTCAATGGAATATTTTGCAAAATGGCTACAGGAAGTGACACAGCATCACTTCCAGTTGCCATTTTGGGAAGTTTCTGATGAGAATAGATGTCTTTGGGAATGCCATGGTGGAGCTTTAGCCTGGGGTGGAGTGAGGGTGGGCAGGAGCGAATGGGCCCTGGCCCCAGGAAGACCTTGGGGCCCTAGTGAGGAATTGCTCTGGTTCTTGAGCAAACTTCCTGTGTTCCAGGTGCTCCTTCGGTCCAAGTAAGACAAGCTCACAAGCCCAGTGACCACCACAGGTTCAGCAGAACAAAATCTGCCCGAGTGACAGTGGCAGACGCCCCGGAGGAGCCCCTGGTAGGTTTCCCGGCTCAGAAGAGTCACGACCGAGGAGGAGACCCCTCTTTCATGGCAGAATATGGTCCTCCTGCTGGAACATCCCCTcggagcagggcttccccaagGAAGGCAGCTAGCCAGCCCTTGGAGTCCGGGGAGGCCCCAAGGGACGTTTTGCGAGAGGCCTGGGACCTGGAAGCCTCGGCAgccttgaagaagaagaagaagaaacccaaACAGAAAAGGACCCAGCAGCAGCCAAGGGTGGCAGAGACCTTGGAAGGCAACGCTGAAAGGCTGCAGGCTCCGTGTGTCGCTGAACCTCACAAGCCGGAGCCCCTTGAGAGCACAAAGGCATGCTTTGGTCCTTCCACAGAAATTCTTGGGAAGGAGGCTTCTTCTGTGCAGAGAGGAGACACTCTGAGCCTGCCCACGGTTCCTGccaaaggagagcctcccctgcAGGTGGAAGGCCCTTCCAGGCTTGGGATGGATGCAAAAGCAGGTGAATCCAGCAGCGTGGAAGTGATGAGTGATGACAGATTAATGTTGCAGTCCAAAAGCAAACAGAAGGAATCGTCTGAGGAAGAAGAGCGGAAACACCAGGCTCAGCAGAACAAGCAAGGGAGCCCTGCCAGTTTGGGGGGAATAACTCCCTTGGGGGAAAGCACAGAGTCAGGAGGACCCCCTCTCAAGGACCTGCACCCTGATTTCCAGACCAGCAAGAATGATGAGGACAAGCCTTCAGTCACAGTTCAGAAAGTGGGCCCAGCTCCTTGGGGAGAAGGCTtgccaaaggagaaggaggaggaaaagggcaaTGTGGCTGGCAAAGAAGTCACCATCTTTCCTGCTGAAGTCCCAGCTGCCGAAAAGAACAAGGGAGGAGACTCCCCAGAGAAACCCAAGCAAAGAAGCCCTGTCGCCTGGGAGTCTCTGCCAACATTGGGCCCCTTGGGGGCACTTTCGTCCCCAAAGGCAAAGGAGAGCAGTGCCGCCAAAAGTGAAACGCTTGATGATGGGTCTGCAGAAACACTCCACTTCTCGGAAACGAAGCCTGACTCAGCCAAGCCCCTTCCTCCTGCTGAGCCCATTGAGGGTCTGAAAGTGCCTTTCACCGACACCAACAAGGGAGCCTGCCCCAGCCCTTTGGAAGAGCCAGCTGGGCTCCTGCCCAGGACCGGGAGTGACCAGGCCAAGAAGAGGGGCAGCGACGGGAAAAGCAAGAGGGGGAAGAACCACTCGGAGCAGCGAGCGTTCCTTTTGGATGGCAAGGCCAATTCCAGCAAGGCCCCAGGTGCCCAGGAAGCTGAGTTGGTGGCCAAAAGCATCGAGGTGGGCTTCTCCAGTGCCGTGGAAAACAAAACCCCTCTTAGCTCTGGAGGGCTGGCAGAGAAGCCCAAGAAAAGGAACagtgaagggaagggaaaaagatCTGCCGAGAAAAGTTCCCTTGGGCCTTCCTTCTTCCTGGACATGGGGAATGGCTCGGGGCAAATCCAGTTTGAAGGGAGCAGCCCTGAACAGACCACAGGCCATGGGAGAGCCGGGACTGGTCTCTTCGCTGCCAGCCAGCCATTGGAAACTGCTGGAGATGCAGCAAAGCTGCAAAATGTCACAACTGCACCTGGAGGGGAAAAGGCATCGAAGGCTGCAACCAGACCGACCGAGGAGTGGCTTGACTTCCCTCCCTCAGCATATCCCTTCATCTCGGAAATGCCAGGTAAAGAGTCAGGGCACCCTGCACTTCTTGAGGAGAGTGCCCAGGCCAAGGGGTCTGCCATACTGGATACAGGCGAAAGGCTCCCCATTTTAGAGAGTCCCCCCACCCTGGATCCCGTGTCGCTGTTTCCAATGAGCAAACCCAAAAAGAGGGGCAGTGACGGGAGAAGCAAGAGGGCTGGGAGAAGTCCGTTGGAGCAGCCATTCCTCTTGGAGACGCTTGATCTGAATCAGCCCACCAAGGGTGCTGGGATAAGCAAAGAAATGGGCCCTGCTGGTAAAGATTTGCTATCTGGGGCAGCCCCATTGCTGGAACCATCTTGTGAAAGTCAGGCACTGCTTCCTGCTACAAAACAGATGGAGACACCCAAGGGAAAGAAGAGTGAGGCCTTGAGCATGGCTACAGAAAGCAGTGGCTCTGAGCAGCCTCCCGCTTCTGATTGGAAAACGCTCGGTTTCAAGCCAGAGAAGATGACTAAAGTCACTGAAAAAGGGCAGGAAACCAAGCCTGGGTTGGAGGTGGAAAATGTAATAGATACCCTGAAATTGCACGCTGAGCTTGTGGCGGAAGAGCCAAAGGGGCAGACTGTGGAAGGGCAAGGACATCAAGCTCATAGCATTTTGGAGGCAAAGCCAGAGCCAGTTAAACTCGTGAGTGTGGATCATAAGATGGTTGCAAGTGAAAACGCAAAGGCAAAAGAATTGGAGCATCTCTTGGAGCATTCAAAAGCTGCTGGCCCAGCCACTGTTGGATCACTTCTCAATGAAGCTCCTGTAGGTTCGGGAgagggaaaaggcagaaaagaTGAGTTGTGTTTGGAAGAACCCTTTCTTTTGGGGGCCAAGGAAGAAGCCGGTCGGGATTTGGAAGTTGAAAGAGAGGCAAATTCAAAAGACCTCTCTTCCCCCAGATGCAACAAGGAGGAAAGAGGCAGCGGCTCAGAGTTTGCAAACAAACAGGATCTCACCAGCACGAGGCCCATCAAACGTGGCAATGACCGGAAAGGCAAAAAGGCTGCCAGTGGCCCTGCGCGGTCCGTGACCCTTCAGGCAAAGGCAGAACCCAGCAAAGGGCCAGGGTCAGAGTATCCCATAGCGGAAACTGAGTTCATGGATGAGAACAGAAACATTAAGGGCCTTCCTCCAGGGCATCGGATGCACTGGGAGGAGAATACAGAACGCTTTTTTGGACCCTTCGCTCCATCAGTCACTCTTAAGGAAAGTCAAGGACTGGGCTGCCCTTTCCTAGAGGGCAAGTTGGATGGTGACCCAAGCAAGGGACAGGTTTTCCTTCCTGAAATGCCAAAGGATGCCAGCAAAAGTGAGCGGAAGGATCAGCAGGAACTCCAAGAGAATTTGGCAAAGCTGGAAGGTCCTGAGGCTCCAGTGGAGGCTTCCCTTTTGATGAAAGCAGGTGATGAAaccagagagaagaggaagagaggtaAGCGGCCCCCACTGGATAGACTCCCCACACCGGAGGCTGGAGCAGGGAAGGATCTGGCCACCTCTTCAGTTCCAGCAGAAAGTGGAGGAGAACAACTCGTGCAGGACTCCGGGCATGGTCTAGCCAAACTGCCAGTGGAGGGGGTGCCAAAGATGGTTGCTGCTGCAACAGAAGGAGGCAGCTTTTCTGGAGTAGGTTCCAACATCCCTCCTGTGGAGTTGCCATCCCTTTGGGAGAGCAAGAAAGAAGCGGCCACGCTTGAGGCCCTGACTGCTGCCCTCGTGGGTGGTAGTGCCGAAGTGTTAGCAGAAAGTAAGGAAGGAGCAGCAGACCAGGAGGCCTTTGGATGTCTTGATGGCTCAGGAAGTCAGGCCCAGGCAGATAAGGCCCCAGAGGATGCACACGCAGAGGAAGCACCTCCTGCTAACAAACCCAGAGACCTCTCTGAGCATCTGGAGCCTGATGATGATGTGAAGGAGCCAACACTCAGCCCACCAGCCCAGGCAGCCAGCAAGGAGGACGCCAGTCATTTGCAGAAGGCGCTTGAGCCGAAAGAAGCACAGAGTCCTGAGTTTGACGCCGGGGAGGGCTCCGTCTTGATCCAGCAGGCTGACCAAGTGGAAAAAGAGCCCAAAAAGGAGGCCAGAGCCAAAGCCCCTCCACCAATGAAAGGCTACATGAGACCCACCAAGTCAAGAGGGCTCCCTCCTCCGCCACAGAGGGTCACGGTGAGCCAGCCGGGCAGGAGAAGGCCGGGCCAAGCTGACAGCACAGCCTCCCTGCACAGGCAAGAGAAAGGTGTGTGTTTGCAACTGTGGCCTGCCTGCCTACCAGCAATAATGCATACTACAGCTTGTGTGTGGGAGTTTGCTCCATGTTGGCAGGTTGGCATGAGCACCTAACTGTTAATCCTGCGCCCAGCGCACAAATGGTACCCGGCATGACTGTGTATGGCTGTTTTTTGCCTCCAAAGAGCCTGTTTGATTCTGCTTGCCTGTTTTCACGGCACTAACGGCCAGATTTGGAAGAACTGACATTGTGAGCCAAGCTCCGTAGCTTCTCTGTGTGCTTCTCCTTGTTTATGTGTTGGGTACACCTATTCACTTGGGTTACAGACTGGGAGCTGCTTGGCCCCTCGTTTCATGACGTCTTCCCTTTACCTGAGGCTGAGGCCTTGGTGTGCTCAGGCACACACATTTACACATTTAGTCCCTAGACCAAAGCCTCTCAACTGAATCCCCTTTTGTCCTCGTAGGGTTGCTGATCTGTGGGGGGAGCAGCGTGCAGCCAAGTGTTTAAGAGGCTCTTGTGGGATGTCTGAGGAAAGTGGGAGGGTTATTAGGAATCCCCTTCCAAGTGGACTTCTCGAAATAGTGATCGACCATGCCGGAAGGGGGCAATCTTCCCGAGATGAAGGGAACTGTCAAGGGATGATCACTGCATATCCTGAAAGGTGTCTGCTCAACATTATTTCCATACCAATAGACAcaaatacatatgtatatatgcatatatgtgtatactctAAACGACAGAGTGGGCCTGACCATCATTGTCGACACTGTGCCGGTCATTTGAACTATTTGGGTTGTGTAGTCTTTACCAAGTTACATGTTACTAAGGGTTTTTAAACCAGTTTTACAACCAATataatttctttctttaaagCATTAGTTTGCATCCACTTTGTAAACATTAGCCAGCGCTGGTGTTTTCCCTAAAGCACGTTTAATTGGGCAGGGTTCAACGGTGCTTTGGGAAACAGAGAGAATGCATGGGCTCTGGACCTACTGGGTCCTTCTGATCAGCTTCCAGATCCCGTACCCCATTGGTTTCTGGGGCCCCTTTCCTGGTTGATGGGTTGGTGCCACTCAGCAGAATTTGGTTGCCTTGGTTTGCATGGAGGACTCTGGACCGACTAATAAAAGTTGGAGTGATGCTGGCCTGAATGTTTTGCTGTGGTTTTGTGGATGTCGTGTATCATTCATGAGGGTTGCGTAACCTGCATCCTAGTTCTATTTTGGGGCAAGTGCTGTT containing:
- the LOC132779080 gene encoding microtubule-associated protein 2-like isoform X5; its protein translation is MADFDHNLSLADALTEPPPQIEEEVKRDFMATLEAEKFDDVIGEKVDKTDYVPLLDDDDPKAPGSQEGKAKPHADNASAERKSASGPAAVVENGDHGVDGSRKVSIGKIMDEKMSCQEFLDRNDSWTMEDRGHCFESQPAFKPMDVTEPFKMNREDVLSDLLLLPQEMMNVPPFGGYFGAPSEESPAPFGVSGVPEQPHLLGAPHSPAHVFDPLSFLGGDTGAETRLNQNQAAPAQVVGPPEDFWMGAQHFMGGQGAPFFEPPVPSQIPDMAAMHGLGSPSAGLADFMGQPKLSPLAAPFSPAGAGPAPSVDELVGFEPSFSHKSLPPKESPAGSPEATGTKEPKAKATDATSPGAGSSPGLGNPGGSNPLPGQNKEKEEGCLSPSKEDAGKPSSSQKSEESKAPLGLAVEEKAAPAQHLGQKEEESKPSLALFTKETESKLPSPKAEEPKQTEKANEAKSTPTEKASPAQKVEEPKASPPKQAEKAEEDKAAPAPKHIEKVEESKSPSDPKHPEKPEESKSPSGAKQAEKPEESKAVPRAEAKTPSSPSPQAEQFLGLEKPEEKSKKAPAVSPEKPEEPKQTPPPPAKPVEHPPEPAALKEAVSPGESKAKEAKETAPEKPAPTPLEAAKAKEAPAPCPEKPPEVAPEKASPEPAGAPSVQVRQAHKPSDHHRFSRTKSARVTVADAPEEPLVGFPAQKSHDRGGDPSFMAEYGPPAGTSPRSRASPRKAASQPLESGEAPRDVLREAWDLEASAALKKKKKKPKQKRTQQQPRVAETLEGNAERLQAPCVAEPHKPEPLESTKACFGPSTEILGKEASSVQRGDTLSLPTVPAKGEPPLQVEGPSRLGMDAKAGESSSVEVMSDDRLMLQSKSKQKESSEEEERKHQAQQNKQGSPASLGGITPLGESTESGGPPLKDLHPDFQTSKNDEDKPSVTVQKVGPAPWGEGLPKEKEEEKGNVAGKEVTIFPAEVPAAEKNKGGDSPEKPKQRSPVAWESLPTLGPLGALSSPKAKESSAAKSETLDDGSAETLHFSETKPDSAKPLPPAEPIEGLKVPFTDTNKGACPSPLEEPAGLLPRTGSDQAKKRGSDGKSKRGKNHSEQRAFLLDGKANSSKAPGAQEAELVAKSIEVGFSSAVENKTPLSSGGLAEKPKKRNSEGKGKRSAEKSSLGPSFFLDMGNGSGQIQFEGSSPEQTTGHGRAGTGLFAASQPLETAGDAAKLQNVTTAPGGEKASKAATRPTEEWLDFPPSAYPFISEMPGKESGHPALLEESAQAKGSAILDTGERLPILESPPTLDPVSLFPMSKPKKRGSDGRSKRAGRSPLEQPFLLETLDLNQPTKGAGISKEMGPAGKDLLSGAAPLLEPSCESQALLPATKQMETPKGKKSEALSMATESSGSEQPPASDWKTLGFKPEKMTKVTEKGQETKPGLEVENVIDTLKLHAELVAEEPKGQTVEGQGHQAHSILEAKPEPVKLVSVDHKMVASENAKAKELEHLLEHSKAAGPATVGSLLNEAPVGSGEGKGRKDELCLEEPFLLGAKEEAGRDLEVEREANSKDLSSPRCNKEERGSGSEFANKQDLTSTRPIKRGNDRKGKKAASGPARSVTLQAKAEPSKGPGSEYPIAETEFMDENRNIKGLPPGHRMHWEENTERFFGPFAPSVTLKESQGLGCPFLEGKLDGDPSKGQVFLPEMPKDASKSERKDQQELQENLAKLEGPEAPVEASLLMKAGDETREKRKRGKRPPLDRLPTPEAGAGKDLATSSVPAESGGEQLVQDSGHGLAKLPVEGVPKMVAAATEGGSFSGVGSNIPPVELPSLWESKKEAATLEALTAALVGGSAEVLAESKEGAADQEAFGCLDGSGSQAQADKAPEDAHAEEAPPANKPRDLSEHLEPDDDVKEPTLSPPAQAASKEDASHLQKALEPKEAQSPEFDAGEGSVLIQQADQVEKEPKKEARAKAPPPMKGYMRPTKSRGLPPPPQRVTVSQPGRRRPGQADSTASLHRQEKAKPEEVKPATEVATANDVTAPPSKELPPSPDKKAKTPASTPAAKPAAAAKAKPAATATPGTKRPASATPGPNKKATSPTAGPAASPATAAAPKRPATSAARPSTLTPKDSKPKGTDVKSLDKRTSPSKPPSATTPRPNAKSSPAAPRPSTALSATKTDAKPSDAKKTTTKSPSADLSRPKSAPASAAPSLATGGAAATSRPKAKPAVPKASGMANAAADAKKASTFKAAAPKTSPAPKPPRPPTSISAPDLKNVRSKIGSTDNIKYQPGGGKAKVERKADSAGAARKPELNAASKPAPTKTALSKEGAPKQPNGKVQIVSKKANYSHVQSKCGSKDNIKHVPGGGNVPIAPKPATGHHSQPSTGPRPSQGSTNVQILNKKIDLSKVSSKCGSKANIKHKPGGGDVKIENQKLNFKEKAQAKVGSLDNVGHIPAGGTVKTEGGEEAAPQNGAVTGPPPGSGVMQENGVGPAAAPVQGSGDQREIQCFDTHIQETN
- the LOC132779080 gene encoding microtubule-associated protein 2-like isoform X7, with protein sequence MADFDHNLSLADALTEPPPQIEEEVKRDFMATLEAEKFDDVIGEKVDKTDYVPLLDDDDPKAPGSQEGKAKPHADNASAERKSASGPAAVVENGDHGVDGSRKVSIGKIMDEKMSCQEFLDRNDSWTMEDRGHCFESQPAFKPMDVTEPFKMNREDVLSDLLLLPQEMMNVPPFGGYFGAPSEESPAPFGVSGVPEQPHLLGAPHSPAHVFDPLSFLGGDTGAETRLNQNQAAPAQVVGPPEDFWMGAQHFMGGQGAPFFEPPVPSQIPDMAAMHGLGSPSAGLADFMGQPKLSPLAAPFSPAGAGPAPSVDELVGFEPSFSHKSLPPKESPAGSPEATGTKEPKAKATDATSPGAGSSPGLGNPGGSNPLPGQNKEKEEGCLSPSKEDAGKPSSSQKSEESKAPLGLAVEEKAAPAQHLGQKEEESKPSLALFTKETESKLPSPKAEEPKQTEKANEAKSTPTEKASPAQKVEEPKASPPKQAEKAEEDKAAPAPKHIEKVEESKSPSDPKHPEKPEESKSPSGAKQAEKPEESKAVPRAEAKTPSSPSPQAEQFLGLEKPEEKSKKAPAVSPEKPEEPKQTPPPPAKPVEHPPEPAALKEAVSPGESKAKEAKETAPEKPAPTPLEAAKAKEAPAPCPEKPPEVAPEKASPEPAGAPSVQVRQAHKPSDHHRFSRTKSARVTVADAPEEPLVGFPAQKSHDRGGDPSFMAEYGPPAGTSPRSRASPRKAASQPLESGEAPRDVLREAWDLEASAALKKKKKKPKQKRTQQQPRVAETLEGNAERLQAPCVAEPHKPEPLESTKACFGPSTEILGKEASSVQRGDTLSLPTVPAKGEPPLQVEGPSRLGMDAKAGESSSVEVMSDDRLMLQSKSKQKESSEEEERKHQAQQNKQGSPASLGGITPLGESTESGGPPLKDLHPDFQTSKNDEDKPSVTVQKVGPAPWGEGLPKEKEEEKGNVAGKEVTIFPAEVPAAEKNKGGDSPEKPKQRSPVAWESLPTLGPLGALSSPKAKESSAAKSETLDDGSAETLHFSETKPDSAKPLPPAEPIEGLKVPFTDTNKGACPSPLEEPAGLLPRTGSDQAKKRGSDGKSKRGKNHSEQRAFLLDGKANSSKAPGAQEAELVAKSIEVGFSSAVENKTPLSSGGLAEKPKKRNSEGKGKRSAEKSSLGPSFFLDMGNGSGQIQFEGSSPEQTTGHGRAGTGLFAASQPLETAGDAAKLQNVTTAPGGEKASKAATRPTEEWLDFPPSAYPFISEMPGKESGHPALLEESAQAKGSAILDTGERLPILESPPTLDPVSLFPMSKPKKRGSDGRSKRAGRSPLEQPFLLETLDLNQPTKGAGISKEMGPAGKDLLSGAAPLLEPSCESQALLPATKQMETPKGKKSEALSMATESSGSEQPPASDWKTLGFKPEKMTKVTEKGQETKPGLEVENVIDTLKLHAELVAEEPKGQTVEGQGHQAHSILEAKPEPVKLVSVDHKMVASENAKAKELEHLLEHSKAAGPATVGSLLNEAPVGSGEGKGRKDELCLEEPFLLGAKEEAGRDLEVEREANSKDLSSPRCNKEERGSGSEFANKQDLTSTRPIKRGNDRKGKKAASGPARSVTLQAKAEPSKGPGSEYPIAETEFMDENRNIKGLPPGHRMHWEENTERFFGPFAPSVTLKESQGLGCPFLEGKLDGDPSKGQVFLPEMPKDASKSERKDQQELQENLAKLEGPEAPVEASLLMKAGDETREKRKRGKRPPLDRLPTPEAGAGKDLATSSVPAESGGEQLVQDSGHGLAKLPVEGVPKMVAAATEGGSFSGVGSNIPPVELPSLWESKKEAATLEALTAALVGGSAEVLAESKEGAADQEAFGCLDGSGSQAQADKAPEDAHAEEAPPANKPRDLSEHLEPDDDVKEPTLSPPAQAASKEDASHLQKALEPKEAQSPEFDAGEGSVLIQQADQVEKEPKKEARAKAPPPMKGYMRPTKSRGLPPPPQRVTVSQPGRRRPGQADSTASLHRQEKAKPEEVKPATEVATANDVTAPPSKELPPSPDKKAKTPASTPAAKPAAAAKAKPAATATPGTKRPASATPGPNKKATSPTAGPAASPATAAAPKRPATSAARPSTLTPKDSKPKGTDVKSLDKRTSPSKPPSATTPRPNAKSSPAAPRPSTALSATKTDAKPSDAKKTTTKSPSADLSRPKSAPASAAPSLATGGAAATSRPKAKPAVPKASGMANAAADAKKASTFKAAAPKTSPAPKPPRPPTSISAPDLKNVRSKIGSTDNIKYQPGGGKVQIVSKKANYSHVQSKCGSKDNIKHVPGGGNVPIAPKPATGHHSQPSTGPRPSQGSTNVQILNKKIDLSKVSSKCGSKANIKHKPGGGDVKIENQKLNFKEKAQAKVGSLDNVGHIPAGGTVKIESHKLTFREKAKARTDHGVDSTTVVSNNNHHHPPVFSGGTSPRRSTSVSESLGSVASSSLPPPPPLPPWQAPPSEDETSAALSQQGL
- the LOC132779080 gene encoding microtubule-associated protein 2-like isoform X11, with product MADFDHNLSLADALTEPPPQIEEEVKRDFMATLEAEKFDDVIGEKVDKTDYVPLLDDDDPKAPGSQEGKAKPHADNASAERKSASGPAAVVENGDHGVDGSRKVSIGKIMDEKMSCQEFLDRNDSWTMEDRGHCFESQPAFKPMDVTEPFKMNREDVLSDLLLLPQEMMNVPPFGGYFGAPSEESPAPFGVSGVPEQPHLLGAPHSPAHVFDPLSFLGGDTGAETRLNQNQAAPAQVVGPPEDFWMGAQHFMGGQGAPFFEPPVPSQIPDMAAMHGLGSPSAGLADFMGQPKLSPLAAPFSPAGAGPAPSVDELVGFEPSFSHKSLPPKESPAGSPEATGTKEPKAKATDATSPGAGSSPGLGNPGGSNPLPGQNKEKEEGCLSPSKEDAGKPSSSQKSEESKAPLGLAVEEKAAPAQHLGQKEEESKPSLALFTKETESKLPSPKAEEPKQTEKANEAKSTPTEKASPAQKVEEPKASPPKQAEKAEEDKAAPAPKHIEKVEESKSPSDPKHPEKPEESKSPSGAKQAEKPEESKAVPRAEAKTPSSPSPQAEQFLGLEKPEEKSKKAPAVSPEKPEEPKQTPPPPAKPVEHPPEPAALKEAVSPGESKAKEAKETAPEKPAPTPLEAAKAKEAPAPCPEKPPEVAPEKASPEPAGAPSVQVRQAHKPSDHHRFSRTKSARVTVADAPEEPLVGFPAQKSHDRGGDPSFMAEYGPPAGTSPRSRASPRKAASQPLESGEAPRDVLREAWDLEASAALKKKKKKPKQKRTQQQPRVAETLEGNAERLQAPCVAEPHKPEPLESTKACFGPSTEILGKEASSVQRGDTLSLPTVPAKGEPPLQVEGPSRLGMDAKAGESSSVEVMSDDRLMLQSKSKQKESSEEEERKHQAQQNKQGSPASLGGITPLGESTESGGPPLKDLHPDFQTSKNDEDKPSVTVQKVGPAPWGEGLPKEKEEEKGNVAGKEVTIFPAEVPAAEKNKGGDSPEKPKQRSPVAWESLPTLGPLGALSSPKAKESSAAKSETLDDGSAETLHFSETKPDSAKPLPPAEPIEGLKVPFTDTNKGACPSPLEEPAGLLPRTGSDQAKKRGSDGKSKRGKNHSEQRAFLLDGKANSSKAPGAQEAELVAKSIEVGFSSAVENKTPLSSGGLAEKPKKRNSEGKGKRSAEKSSLGPSFFLDMGNGSGQIQFEGSSPEQTTGHGRAGTGLFAASQPLETAGDAAKLQNVTTAPGGEKASKAATRPTEEWLDFPPSAYPFISEMPGKESGHPALLEESAQAKGSAILDTGERLPILESPPTLDPVSLFPMSKPKKRGSDGRSKRAGRSPLEQPFLLETLDLNQPTKGAGISKEMGPAGKDLLSGAAPLLEPSCESQALLPATKQMETPKGKKSEALSMATESSGSEQPPASDWKTLGFKPEKMTKVTEKGQETKPGLEVENVIDTLKLHAELVAEEPKGQTVEGQGHQAHSILEAKPEPVKLVSVDHKMVASENAKAKELEHLLEHSKAAGPATVGSLLNEAPVGSGEGKGRKDELCLEEPFLLGAKEEAGRDLEVEREANSKDLSSPRCNKEERGSGSEFANKQDLTSTRPIKRGNDRKGKKAASGPARSVTLQAKAEPSKGPGSEYPIAETEFMDENRNIKGLPPGHRMHWEENTERFFGPFAPSVTLKESQGLGCPFLEGKLDGDPSKGQVFLPEMPKDASKSERKDQQELQENLAKLEGPEAPVEASLLMKAGDETREKRKRGKRPPLDRLPTPEAGAGKDLATSSVPAESGGEQLVQDSGHGLAKLPVEGVPKMVAAATEGGSFSGVGSNIPPVELPSLWESKKEAATLEALTAALVGGSAEVLAESKEGAADQEAFGCLDGSGSQAQADKAPEDAHAEEAPPANKPRDLSEHLEPDDDVKEPTLSPPAQAASKEDASHLQKALEPKEAQSPEFDAGEGSVLIQQADQVEKEPKKEARAKAPPPMKGYMRPTKSRGLPPPPQRVTVSQPGRRRPGQADSTASLHRQEKAKPEEVKPATEVATANDVTAPPSKELPPSPDKKAKTPASTPAAKPAAAAKAKPAATATPGTKRPASATPGPNKKATSPTAGPAASPATAAAPKRPATSAARPSTLTPKDSKPKGTDVKSLDKRTSPSKPPSATTPRPNAKSSPAAPRPSTALSATKTDAKPSDAKKTTTKSPSADLSRPKSAPASAAPSLATGGAAATSRPKAKPAVPKASGMANAAADAKKASTFKAAAPKTSPAPKPPRPPTSISAPDLKNVRSKIGSTDNIKYQPGGGKVQILNKKIDLSKVSSKCGSKANIKHKPGGGDVKIENQKLNFKEKAQAKVGSLDNVGHIPAGGTVKIESHKLTFREKAKARTDHGVDSTTVVSNNNHHHPPVFSGGTSPRRSTSVSESLGSVASSSLPPPPPLPPWQAPPSEDETSAALSQQGL